TCTATGAAGAGCAAAGTGAGACAAAATCTGATGAGATTCAAAACTGAAGTAACATAACATTTGCTGAACTTCATCTACCGGAGATTTTGAGGTAGCAAATGACAATTTATCTTGCTTTGCTGTGctaatggtatttttttttaagtccaGATAATGACAGTAATCAGTTAAATAGCATTTTCTATTTACACATACTGAAACTAGTTGAGTTTGTTGATCTTCGCTGTAATTAAGGTGATCCTGAGTTAGAAAAGTTAGACAAGTTTGTGAAGCAGGTGCAAGTTTTAGTACAGCCATTGCTTAACTATGAGGACTAACCAGTCCCTTATTTTTGTGTGCATTCAGGTTATGACTTTAATCCAAAGACTTCCAGTACCAGTGATTGCCAAAGTGAATGGCCTGGCCACAGCAGCAGGCTGTCAGCTGGTGGCAAGCTGTGACATTGCGGTGGCAAGTGAGAAATCACGCTTTGCTACTCCTGGAGTTAACATTGGATTGTTCTGCTCCACACCAGGTGTGGCCCTGGGCAGATCTCTTCCAAGAAAGGTAGGCTTCTTTCTCAGGTACTTTGCAGTGAGTAGGATCCAATGCTGGGAGTTTCAGTTCCGCTGCCTTCACTTCATCTTCCTGCAGTATAACATTCAAAATACTTTGTTGCCAGAAACATGCTCATAATGCTTAGGactaaggaaaaaatgagatgaCCTCTGCTTAGGGAAAGCAGCTTCACACTGGTGTGATTCCAGCAAGCAGGAATTCATATCAGCAACACATCAGCTCAGCAATCCCCTCTTTTCCAGCAGTCAGTGCTTTAGACTATGATGTTCTCCCCTGATGAGAAGCCTCTGTGAGTTCAGGATACCCATCCCACTGAGCTGTCACTTCATGCCGGGCACTGACATTTCACTGCCTGCATGATCTGCCTGCGTTTAGATCAAGTTGCTGTAAATAGCAAACCTCCTGCACcttcttccttatttatttcctactgCTTGTACTACACATCTCTCACTGCATAAGCAATAGTGTGATCGGTAAAGCCTCcataaatgagagaagaaaagttgTGATCCACGTAGATTCTTGAGGTGCAAGTGTAGGACTGCTGAGATATGAGGGCAAAAGGATGAAAGCTTCAACTTCAGGTTTCCTATCCTAAGGCAGATACTTTCAGAAGCTCTACATTAGACTTGATTACTTATTATTCTATGCACAGCTTAAAATACTAAGCTGGGTTGTTTGACTTTGTGGAGGACCATCCACGTTTTTCTCTATTCCTACTGCAGTTATCAGAGattctgagctgctggagaaggaagagagcagtgaggcagttGAATTGACTTCACGTGGTTATCTTTTCTTGTTCAGGTGGCACTGGAGATGCTTTTCACAGGCGAGCCCCTTTCTGCCCATGAAGCTTTAATGCATGGGCTTGTCAGCAAGGTGGTACCAGAAGACAAGCTGGAAGAAGAGACCATGAGAATCTCTCACAAGATATGCGAAAGCAGCAAATCCATCCTGGCATTGGGGAAAGCCACTTTCTACAGACAGATGGCACAGGACCTTGATACTGCTTACAAAATAACCTCTCAGGTCATGGTAGACAATTTGACTTTGAGGGATGGGCAGGAAGGTATTGAAGCCTTCATTCAGAAACGCAAACCTGTCTGGTCACACGCTCAGgataagaagaaatgaatccTGTTGCTAAGCTAAGCTTAGCTGTGCTTCCATGATTCTT
The Coturnix japonica isolate 7356 chromosome 1, Coturnix japonica 2.1, whole genome shotgun sequence DNA segment above includes these coding regions:
- the ECHDC3 gene encoding enoyl-CoA hydratase domain-containing protein 3, mitochondrial, with amino-acid sequence MAAVAALWRRSGPSVRPLAAACSSAAGGAALTLRRQAGGVRNIILNNPGKRNALSLSMLQALKQDLLHDVKSKELRVIVISAEGPVFCSGHDLKELATQDDVKHHTQVFELCAEVMTLIQRLPVPVIAKVNGLATAAGCQLVASCDIAVASEKSRFATPGVNIGLFCSTPGVALGRSLPRKVALEMLFTGEPLSAHEALMHGLVSKVVPEDKLEEETMRISHKICESSKSILALGKATFYRQMAQDLDTAYKITSQVMVDNLTLRDGQEGIEAFIQKRKPVWSHAQDKKK